One segment of Alistipes finegoldii DSM 17242 DNA contains the following:
- a CDS encoding 4'-phosphopantetheinyl transferase family protein: MTKGLFIEPPMTEAEAAARVTPGERAAAQEFLRERRRREFLTWRAVVRRELGDDVQIAYDEAGAPVIRGREVHIGVSHCPGRVAVCISDAPCAVDIEPESRDFSRAASRYMSPAERALSDDPLLPAAVWCAKETLYKYAGRPGLDMLYDLHVEAVDFEAGVVVGRIADGEPLRLSLKRADGFIVVYIL; this comes from the coding sequence ATGACGAAGGGGCTCTTCATCGAGCCGCCGATGACCGAGGCGGAAGCCGCTGCGCGGGTGACGCCCGGCGAGCGGGCCGCCGCGCAGGAGTTTCTGCGCGAACGCCGCCGCAGGGAATTCCTGACATGGCGCGCCGTCGTACGCCGCGAGCTGGGGGACGACGTGCAGATCGCCTATGATGAGGCGGGGGCGCCCGTCATTCGGGGGCGCGAGGTGCATATCGGGGTTTCGCACTGTCCGGGCCGGGTAGCGGTCTGCATATCGGATGCGCCGTGCGCCGTCGATATAGAGCCGGAGTCGCGGGATTTCAGCCGCGCCGCGTCGCGTTACATGTCGCCTGCCGAGCGGGCGCTTTCTGACGATCCGTTGCTGCCGGCCGCAGTCTGGTGCGCGAAGGAGACCCTATACAAATATGCCGGGCGGCCGGGGCTGGATATGCTGTACGACCTGCATGTCGAGGCGGTCGATTTCGAAGCCGGAGTCGTCGTGGGGCGTATCGCGGACGGGGAGCCGCTGCGGCTTTCGCTTAAGCGCGCCGACGGGTTTATCGTTGTATATATTTTGTAG
- a CDS encoding pentapeptide repeat-containing protein: MEITRPVPSPNPVEQTDAALLQTAEEVSDAVFRSVPLPPLMREHFWVQSSVFAGCIFPAPVLQGSHFTDVTFRNCDLSNADLSGCSFQRVEFVECKLVGANLSEGTWQHVVFERCKMEFANFTLGKFRGVRFAGGTMRSVGFDECRFERVEFSLCDLTMAEFSRTRLKGLSFVDSDIRGIRVGDTGSFELKGLKVSALQASELARLLGLEIEE, translated from the coding sequence ATGGAAATTACACGCCCCGTACCTTCGCCGAATCCGGTTGAACAGACCGACGCCGCTCTGCTGCAGACCGCAGAGGAGGTGTCCGATGCGGTTTTCCGCAGCGTGCCCCTGCCCCCGCTGATGCGCGAGCATTTCTGGGTGCAGTCGTCGGTGTTTGCGGGTTGCATTTTCCCGGCGCCCGTGTTGCAGGGTTCTCATTTTACGGACGTCACGTTCCGAAACTGCGATCTCTCGAACGCCGATTTGTCGGGATGCAGTTTCCAGCGGGTCGAATTCGTGGAGTGCAAGCTGGTCGGCGCCAACCTTTCGGAGGGGACGTGGCAGCATGTCGTTTTCGAACGCTGCAAGATGGAATTCGCCAATTTTACGCTGGGAAAATTCCGGGGCGTCCGTTTTGCCGGCGGAACGATGCGCAGCGTCGGATTCGACGAATGCCGGTTCGAACGTGTGGAGTTCTCGCTCTGCGACCTTACGATGGCGGAATTCAGTCGGACACGGTTGAAGGGGCTTTCGTTCGTCGATTCGGATATTCGCGGAATCCGGGTAGGCGATACCGGATCGTTCGAGCTGAAAGGTTTGAAAGTCAGTGCGCTGCAGGCTTCGGAGCTGGCGCGTCTTCTGGGACTGGAAATCGAGGAGTAA
- a CDS encoding aminopeptidase C: protein MKKFLLTALAFCTAFAAAAQTPAATEPEGYRFTDVRLIPMTPVKDQHRSGTCWCYSTLSFLEGEILRAGGRPVHLSEMWIVRHTFMDKAVKYVRMHGEINFAEGGASHDVTEGIKNHGIVPQEAYPGFNYGTEKADFHELSLVLKAYLDAVITASGKSSDKALSTAWKRGFDAILDEYFGRMPETFTYEGKEYTPRSFAASLPIDMDDYIDITSFTHHPFYTQFIIEIPDNWMWGTVYNLPLDEMMTVIDNALANGYPVSWGTDVSEKGFSRTKAIGIIPEADLANMDGTEAERWGKLTQKEKDDALYKFDKPGKELRITQEMRQQAFDNYETTDDHGMVIMGTATDQAGNRYFKVQNSWDVRPPYDGFWYFSRPFVEYKTTSIMVNKNALPKETAKRLGLK from the coding sequence ATGAAAAAATTCCTGCTGACAGCCCTTGCGTTCTGCACCGCCTTCGCGGCCGCAGCGCAGACTCCCGCCGCAACCGAGCCGGAGGGATACCGATTCACCGACGTCAGGCTGATCCCCATGACCCCGGTCAAGGACCAGCACCGCAGCGGCACCTGCTGGTGCTACTCGACCCTCTCGTTCCTCGAAGGCGAGATCCTGCGCGCCGGCGGCCGTCCGGTCCACCTCTCCGAGATGTGGATCGTGCGCCACACGTTCATGGACAAGGCCGTGAAATACGTCCGCATGCACGGCGAGATCAACTTCGCCGAGGGCGGCGCTTCGCACGACGTGACCGAAGGAATCAAGAACCACGGCATCGTACCGCAGGAGGCCTATCCGGGCTTCAACTACGGCACCGAGAAAGCCGATTTCCACGAACTGTCGCTCGTGCTGAAGGCCTACCTCGACGCCGTGATCACAGCCAGCGGCAAATCCTCGGACAAAGCGCTTTCGACGGCATGGAAACGCGGCTTCGACGCCATCCTCGACGAGTATTTCGGCCGGATGCCCGAAACATTCACCTACGAGGGCAAGGAGTATACGCCCCGGTCGTTCGCCGCATCGCTGCCGATCGACATGGACGACTACATCGACATCACCTCCTTCACGCATCATCCGTTCTATACGCAGTTCATCATCGAGATTCCCGACAACTGGATGTGGGGCACGGTCTACAACCTGCCGCTCGACGAGATGATGACCGTCATCGACAACGCGCTGGCCAACGGCTACCCCGTATCGTGGGGCACCGACGTGAGCGAGAAGGGTTTCAGCCGTACGAAAGCCATCGGCATCATCCCCGAAGCCGACCTTGCGAACATGGACGGCACCGAAGCCGAGCGCTGGGGCAAACTGACCCAGAAGGAGAAGGACGATGCGCTCTATAAGTTCGACAAGCCCGGCAAGGAGCTGAGAATCACGCAGGAGATGCGCCAGCAGGCGTTCGACAACTACGAGACCACCGACGACCACGGCATGGTCATCATGGGCACGGCGACCGATCAGGCCGGCAACCGCTACTTCAAGGTCCAGAATTCGTGGGACGTACGCCCGCCCTACGACGGGTTCTGGTACTTCTCGCGGCCGTTCGTCGAGTACAAGACCACTTCGATCATGGTCAACAAGAACGCGCTGCCCAAGGAGACCGCCAAGCGGCTGGGGCTCAAATAG
- the topA gene encoding type I DNA topoisomerase: MQENLVIVESPAKAKTIEKFLGKDYVVKSSFGHIRDLSKKDLGINIGEGFKPVYEIPADKKKVVDELTKLAKDKTVWLASDEDREGEAIAWHLTEVLGLPVDKTKRIVFHEITKRAILEAIEQPRTVNMDLVNAQQARRILDRLVGFELSPVLWKKVRPSLSAGRVQSVAVRLIVEREREIIAFRSTPYFRVVAQFHAAGDPDKTIFKAELSSRFETREQAEEFLNTCIGATFTVAKAEEKPAQRFPAPPFTTSTLQQEAGRKLGMSVSQTMSVAQHLYEQGLITYMRTDSVNLSKQALAQCKEEITKLYGEKYSSWHNYKTKTKGAQEAHEAIRPSYIENHTIEGTPAEKKLYDLIWKRTVASQMVCAELDRTTVVIDMSGSSQQFVATGEVVRFDGFLRLYSESTDDDQAAESGEGLLPKMTAGDRVVSTQITATERFTQAPARYNEASLVKRLEELGIGRPSTYAPTITTIINRGYVVKQNKDGQKRGYVQLMLTGDKLTSKNLTENFGKEKNRLSPTDIGMVVNDYLETQFKPIMDYNFTANVEKEFDRVADGDITWDTMIHDFYGPFHQMVDTAIGTQTDKKSQARILGNDPKTGHVVKARIGRYGPMVEIEGNEGEKGRFASLKKGQLIESITLEEALELFALPRDLGELEGEQLSVGIGKYGPYVRHGKSFASLQKGDDPYTLTYERAVEVVRAQQAAAAAANTPLRSFPEDPDMLVKNGRYGPYIAYKGKNYRLQKGAKPETLTLEECRKIVSSSKK; encoded by the coding sequence ATGCAGGAAAATTTAGTAATCGTCGAGTCCCCGGCCAAGGCAAAAACCATCGAGAAATTCCTCGGCAAGGACTATGTCGTCAAATCGAGTTTCGGACACATCCGCGACCTCTCGAAAAAGGACTTGGGAATAAACATCGGCGAAGGATTCAAACCCGTCTACGAAATCCCGGCCGACAAGAAAAAGGTGGTGGACGAGCTGACCAAGCTGGCCAAGGACAAAACGGTCTGGCTGGCGTCCGATGAAGACCGCGAAGGAGAAGCCATCGCATGGCACCTGACCGAAGTGTTGGGTCTCCCCGTTGACAAGACCAAGCGTATCGTCTTCCACGAAATCACCAAGCGGGCCATCCTCGAAGCCATCGAGCAGCCCCGCACGGTCAACATGGATCTGGTCAACGCCCAGCAGGCGCGCCGCATCCTCGACCGTCTGGTCGGCTTCGAGCTCTCGCCCGTCCTCTGGAAGAAGGTGCGTCCGTCGCTCTCCGCAGGCCGCGTGCAGAGCGTCGCCGTGCGGCTCATCGTCGAGCGCGAACGCGAGATCATCGCCTTCCGTTCTACGCCCTACTTCCGCGTCGTCGCCCAGTTCCATGCCGCCGGCGATCCCGACAAAACGATCTTCAAGGCCGAGCTCTCGTCGCGCTTCGAGACCCGCGAGCAGGCCGAGGAGTTCCTCAACACCTGCATCGGCGCCACCTTCACCGTGGCCAAGGCCGAAGAGAAACCCGCGCAGCGCTTCCCGGCGCCGCCGTTCACCACCTCGACGCTCCAGCAGGAGGCCGGCCGCAAGCTGGGCATGTCCGTCTCGCAGACGATGTCCGTCGCCCAGCACCTCTACGAACAGGGTCTGATCACCTACATGCGTACCGACTCGGTGAACCTCTCCAAACAGGCGCTCGCCCAGTGCAAGGAGGAGATCACCAAGCTCTACGGCGAGAAATACTCGTCATGGCACAACTACAAGACCAAGACCAAAGGCGCTCAGGAGGCCCACGAGGCCATCCGCCCGTCGTACATCGAGAACCACACCATCGAGGGCACGCCCGCCGAGAAGAAACTCTACGACCTGATCTGGAAGCGTACGGTCGCATCGCAGATGGTCTGCGCCGAGTTGGACCGCACGACGGTCGTGATCGACATGTCCGGCTCGTCGCAGCAGTTCGTCGCCACGGGCGAAGTGGTCCGTTTCGACGGTTTCCTGCGTCTCTACTCCGAGTCCACCGACGACGATCAGGCCGCCGAGAGCGGCGAGGGCCTGCTGCCCAAGATGACCGCGGGCGACCGGGTCGTTTCGACCCAGATCACCGCGACGGAGCGCTTCACGCAGGCCCCGGCCCGCTATAACGAGGCGTCGCTGGTCAAGCGGCTCGAAGAGCTGGGCATCGGCCGTCCTTCGACCTACGCCCCGACCATCACCACGATCATCAACCGCGGTTACGTGGTCAAACAGAACAAGGACGGTCAGAAACGCGGCTACGTCCAGCTCATGCTCACGGGCGACAAACTCACCTCGAAGAACCTCACGGAGAACTTCGGCAAGGAGAAGAACCGCCTTTCGCCCACGGACATCGGCATGGTCGTCAACGACTACCTCGAAACGCAGTTCAAACCCATCATGGACTACAATTTCACGGCCAACGTCGAGAAGGAGTTCGACCGCGTGGCCGACGGCGACATCACTTGGGACACGATGATCCACGACTTCTACGGACCCTTCCACCAGATGGTCGATACGGCCATCGGCACGCAGACCGACAAGAAGAGTCAGGCCCGCATTCTGGGCAACGACCCCAAAACCGGACATGTCGTCAAGGCCCGCATCGGCCGCTACGGCCCGATGGTCGAGATCGAAGGCAACGAAGGCGAAAAGGGACGCTTCGCGTCGCTCAAGAAGGGCCAGCTGATCGAGTCGATCACGCTCGAAGAGGCGCTGGAGCTTTTCGCCCTGCCCCGCGACCTCGGCGAGCTGGAGGGCGAGCAGCTCTCGGTCGGCATCGGCAAATACGGGCCCTACGTGCGCCACGGCAAGTCGTTCGCCTCGCTTCAGAAGGGCGACGACCCCTACACGCTCACCTACGAGCGCGCCGTGGAGGTCGTGCGCGCCCAGCAGGCTGCCGCAGCCGCGGCCAACACTCCGCTGCGCAGCTTCCCCGAAGATCCCGACATGCTGGTCAAGAACGGCCGTTACGGACCCTATATCGCCTACAAAGGCAAGAATTACCGCCTACAGAAAGGCGCCAAGCCAGAGACGCTGACGCTCGAAGAGTGCCGGAAGATCGTCTCTTCCTCGAAGAAGTAA
- the ftsZ gene encoding cell division protein FtsZ, giving the protein MTDELMSEIKAPKTDGSIIMVVGVGGAGGNAVNHMWNLGIRGVTFLVCNTDQQALDKSPVELKIRLGAEGLGAGNDPENGRRAAVESLPEIRQHLEESGTRMLFITAGMGGGTGTGASPVIAKLAKEMGLLTVAIVTSPLAVEGKIRYEQAFRGIEELRQNVDSLLIINNENILEIYGRLSLKQAFGKADDILCSAAKGIAEIITVESDLVNVDFADVSKVMRDSGRAHMAVATAEGDNRAEAAAEASLRSPLLDHNLISGAKNILLNISVADADGLMYEEVVRILEYIQAHASVQDDNGVIHNANIIWGTSEKPQLGNAIELVVVATGFAGDVSAAGTMKQIIPPVRNVEPVKDPVAPVLEPIKPVVPPKAAVQRPPEQVMLGAKSTRYSNIELLLSKPAYQSRNSKFVVQMPGGRKEVLKEENDAGQQAQQDAQGGSLFD; this is encoded by the coding sequence ATGACAGACGAATTGATGTCGGAGATCAAAGCCCCGAAGACGGACGGTTCGATCATTATGGTGGTGGGCGTCGGCGGTGCCGGCGGCAATGCCGTGAACCATATGTGGAACCTCGGTATACGGGGTGTGACGTTTCTGGTTTGTAACACCGACCAGCAGGCGCTGGACAAGAGTCCCGTGGAGTTGAAGATACGCCTCGGCGCAGAGGGACTGGGGGCCGGAAACGACCCGGAAAACGGCCGCCGCGCGGCCGTGGAGTCGCTGCCGGAGATTCGTCAGCACCTCGAAGAGTCGGGGACGCGCATGCTCTTCATCACGGCGGGCATGGGCGGCGGAACGGGTACGGGCGCGTCGCCCGTCATCGCCAAGCTGGCCAAGGAGATGGGACTGCTGACCGTGGCGATCGTCACTTCGCCGCTGGCCGTCGAAGGCAAGATCCGCTACGAGCAGGCTTTCAGGGGCATCGAGGAGCTGCGGCAGAACGTGGATTCGCTGCTGATCATCAATAACGAGAATATTCTCGAAATATACGGACGCCTGTCGCTCAAGCAGGCGTTCGGCAAGGCCGACGACATTCTGTGTTCGGCGGCCAAGGGCATCGCCGAGATCATCACGGTGGAGAGCGACTTGGTGAACGTCGATTTCGCCGACGTGTCGAAGGTCATGCGAGACAGCGGCCGCGCCCATATGGCCGTGGCGACGGCCGAGGGCGACAACCGCGCCGAAGCGGCGGCCGAAGCGTCGCTGCGTTCGCCGCTCTTGGACCACAACCTGATTTCGGGGGCGAAGAACATCCTGCTCAACATCTCGGTCGCGGATGCCGACGGCCTGATGTACGAGGAGGTGGTGCGGATTCTGGAGTACATTCAGGCGCACGCCAGCGTGCAGGACGACAACGGCGTGATTCACAACGCCAATATCATATGGGGTACGAGCGAGAAGCCCCAGTTGGGCAACGCCATCGAGCTGGTGGTCGTGGCCACGGGATTCGCGGGCGACGTATCGGCGGCGGGGACGATGAAGCAGATCATTCCTCCGGTGCGGAATGTCGAGCCGGTGAAGGACCCGGTGGCTCCCGTGCTGGAGCCGATCAAGCCGGTCGTACCGCCCAAGGCCGCCGTGCAGCGGCCGCCCGAACAGGTGATGCTGGGGGCGAAATCGACGCGTTACAGCAACATCGAACTGTTGCTGAGCAAGCCCGCCTATCAGTCGCGCAACTCGAAATTCGTCGTGCAGATGCCCGGCGGACGCAAGGAGGTGCTGAAGGAGGAGAACGATGCCGGCCAGCAGGCGCAGCAGGATGCGCAGGGCGGATCGCTTTTTGATTAA
- a CDS encoding DUF4270 family protein yields the protein MKHCNNFRRMFRAAAVLAAVALMTFAGCTKVDDTLGSNLVPDNQQMKVGYTTLGARTLAGKLDAAKYVETRLFQSDSLKASNISYGYMGSMLSDTFGLRTAGFLTQYLNVYKVKEGYFGYRPIFDSAQILITITSYGNDTLTPQKYNVYEIKSNKYLTEKPVAAGKTERDTVFYLNFDPVKEGVIGADDEPVFTFTFPDGETTGPATTAVTMNTTPATQNFIDRLMLQKGSGTAYEDDYSIYSTDSLKQWVEEFKGLYIVPAEDQKEKGKGNIYATELESSGFMVYARNRVESDPTLIKDTIDMGYIFYNTSISTEYGNVSVNTIRRDYGMATSADAKFDIADAKEEAGKPITDHPTYDQIYVEGMGGVVTAITFDKPFFDALEAEIVAGNEGAQNFKTLAMTQVRMSIYFKGSNYDWTKLTDMPHMIGEMDKSQTRLGLYTNYKTLSAIPDYAYAYEQNYSTTLAYGGYINRSRGCYVMDITGYAQSLWNSYRSAKAELGADAPWDELKEKIKNRTIYLGPEAYSVYTTTYSVLQGMTPDGVTEEDVPIKIDVTYNLIK from the coding sequence ATGAAGCATTGCAATAATTTCCGCCGCATGTTCCGCGCCGCCGCCGTTCTGGCTGCGGTCGCCCTCATGACGTTCGCGGGCTGTACCAAGGTCGACGACACGCTGGGCTCGAACCTCGTGCCGGACAACCAGCAGATGAAGGTGGGCTACACGACGCTCGGCGCCCGGACGCTCGCGGGGAAACTCGATGCGGCCAAATACGTCGAGACGCGTCTGTTCCAGAGCGACTCGCTCAAGGCGTCCAACATCTCCTACGGCTACATGGGCTCGATGCTCAGCGACACGTTCGGACTCCGCACGGCGGGATTCCTGACCCAGTACCTCAACGTCTACAAGGTTAAGGAGGGCTATTTCGGCTACCGCCCGATCTTCGACTCGGCGCAGATCCTGATCACGATCACCAGCTACGGAAACGACACGCTCACGCCGCAGAAGTACAACGTCTACGAAATCAAGAGCAACAAATACCTGACCGAGAAGCCGGTCGCCGCGGGTAAAACCGAGCGCGACACGGTCTTCTACCTCAACTTCGACCCCGTCAAGGAGGGCGTTATCGGCGCGGACGACGAGCCGGTCTTCACTTTCACCTTCCCCGACGGCGAGACGACGGGTCCCGCCACCACGGCGGTCACCATGAACACGACCCCGGCAACCCAGAATTTCATCGACCGCCTGATGCTCCAAAAAGGTTCGGGCACCGCCTACGAAGACGACTACTCGATCTACAGCACCGACAGTCTCAAGCAGTGGGTGGAGGAGTTCAAGGGTCTCTACATCGTTCCGGCCGAAGACCAGAAGGAGAAGGGCAAGGGCAACATCTACGCCACGGAGCTCGAAAGTTCGGGTTTCATGGTCTATGCGCGCAACCGCGTCGAGAGCGACCCGACGCTGATCAAGGATACGATCGACATGGGCTACATATTCTACAATACGAGCATCTCCACGGAGTACGGCAACGTTTCGGTCAATACGATCCGCCGCGACTACGGCATGGCGACCAGCGCTGACGCCAAGTTCGACATCGCCGACGCCAAGGAGGAGGCCGGAAAACCGATCACTGACCACCCGACCTACGACCAGATCTATGTCGAGGGCATGGGCGGCGTGGTAACCGCCATCACGTTCGACAAGCCCTTCTTCGACGCGCTGGAAGCCGAGATCGTCGCAGGCAACGAGGGCGCCCAGAACTTCAAGACGCTCGCCATGACTCAGGTCCGCATGTCGATCTACTTCAAGGGCAGCAATTACGACTGGACGAAGCTGACCGACATGCCGCATATGATCGGGGAGATGGACAAGTCGCAAACCCGTCTGGGCCTTTACACCAACTACAAGACGCTTTCGGCCATTCCCGACTACGCCTATGCCTACGAGCAGAACTACAGCACGACGCTCGCTTACGGCGGCTACATCAACCGCAGCCGCGGCTGCTATGTGATGGACATCACGGGTTACGCCCAGAGTCTGTGGAACAGCTACCGGTCCGCCAAGGCGGAACTCGGAGCGGACGCCCCGTGGGACGAGCTGAAGGAGAAGATCAAGAACCGCACGATCTATCTGGGTCCCGAAGCCTACAGCGTCTATACGACGACGTACAGCGTCCTTCAGGGCATGACGCCCGACGGCGTGACCGAGGAGGACGTTCCGATCAAGATCGACGTCACGTACAACCTGATCAAATAA
- the gldE gene encoding gliding motility-associated protein GldE has product MEETTTSWITFNGFSAHIAVLCAVTLGLLCVSALVSGAETSFFSLSHNDIRRLRKRTTASAEAVLRLLTNVDLLLATILVVNNLVNICIVILTSSIIDSVFTFLRFEFLFKTVLVTFLLLLFGEILPKVLAQTIPVRFAQFAARPLTVLRWIFYPISYALVRTSSRISEKASHKSEISLDELADAVDMTQSSSPEEHVMLSGIVNFVNTEVQEIMKPRVDITVLNITDDYETVKKTIIESGFSRIPVYEDDIDNIKGTLYVKDLLPYINHGSEFGWQQLVRKPYFVPEHKKINDLLADFQSNKIHMAIVVDEYGSTLGLVSLEDIIEEIVGEISDESDADESFFTRLDEKCFIFDGKSHLGDFERVLGLDEEIFNDVKGEAETLAGLMLELKRDFPRKGDVFTSHDIRFTVQEMDGHRIDKIRVDLLA; this is encoded by the coding sequence TTGGAGGAGACTACAACTTCGTGGATTACGTTTAACGGGTTTTCGGCCCATATCGCCGTGCTGTGTGCGGTGACGCTGGGCCTGCTGTGCGTTTCGGCGCTCGTGTCGGGCGCTGAAACTTCGTTTTTTTCTCTGTCGCACAACGATATACGCCGCCTGCGCAAACGCACGACGGCGTCGGCCGAGGCGGTGCTCCGCCTGCTGACGAACGTGGACCTGCTGCTGGCGACGATTCTCGTGGTGAACAATCTGGTGAATATCTGCATCGTCATCCTCACGTCGAGCATCATAGATTCGGTTTTCACCTTCCTGCGGTTCGAATTCCTCTTCAAGACCGTACTGGTGACCTTCCTGCTGCTGCTCTTCGGCGAGATACTGCCCAAGGTGCTGGCGCAGACCATTCCCGTGCGCTTCGCGCAGTTCGCCGCGCGGCCCCTCACGGTGCTGCGGTGGATTTTCTATCCGATCTCCTATGCGCTCGTGCGGACGAGCAGCCGCATCAGCGAGAAGGCTTCGCACAAGAGCGAGATTTCGCTCGACGAGCTGGCCGACGCGGTGGACATGACCCAGAGTTCGAGTCCTGAGGAGCATGTGATGCTGTCGGGAATCGTCAATTTCGTCAATACCGAGGTGCAGGAGATCATGAAGCCCCGCGTGGACATCACGGTGCTCAACATAACCGACGATTACGAGACGGTCAAGAAGACCATTATCGAGTCGGGATTTTCGCGCATCCCCGTCTACGAGGACGACATAGACAACATCAAGGGAACGCTTTATGTCAAGGACCTGCTGCCCTACATCAACCACGGCAGCGAGTTCGGCTGGCAGCAGCTGGTGCGCAAGCCCTATTTCGTACCGGAACACAAGAAGATCAACGACCTGCTGGCCGACTTCCAGTCCAACAAGATCCATATGGCGATCGTCGTGGACGAGTACGGCTCGACGCTGGGACTGGTGTCGCTGGAGGATATCATCGAAGAGATCGTGGGCGAGATTTCGGACGAAAGCGACGCCGACGAAAGTTTCTTCACGCGGCTCGACGAGAAATGTTTCATCTTCGACGGCAAGAGCCATCTGGGCGACTTCGAACGGGTGCTGGGGCTGGACGAGGAGATTTTCAACGACGTGAAGGGCGAGGCCGAGACGCTGGCCGGGCTGATGCTCGAACTCAAGCGCGACTTCCCCCGCAAGGGCGACGTCTTTACGTCGCACGACATCCGTTTTACGGTGCAGGAGATGGACGGGCACCGTATCGACAAAATCCGTGTAGATTTGCTGGCATGA
- the ftsA gene encoding cell division protein FtsA: MERKNYTVAVDLGSSNVVVAVGEKNAEERLDVVCVVSKPVEGVNAGKIENIELVSRAIREAVSEAEEQLGIRITEAYAGISGDFVRCARHMDHVFVYDPQNGVNQKDVDALFDRMRNVQAPDDETIMDRVPQNYVVDDNQEVKNPVGSFGKKLSSTFNFILCLKTPMQRLDMALKRVGIKMLSVTSNAIATAEAVLLPDEKEEGVAVVDIGGGVTDVAVYYRNVVRYIATIPMGATAINRDIRTMSVPEKHVESLKQKYGSAVAELAPEDKLIRVNGRTAREAKDILLRNLATVIEARATDIAEFVLQEIKDSGYIGKLAYGIVLTGGSAKLKDLDELFRRVTGMDVRVASAETGIAEESKEKAADPAYATAVGILLKGAEQGACAFVERPVARPAEQQGFRPPQPQPAPEFRHTPRFQQPVQAPPAAPAAEEAEEDAAAEREEAPVIEPKRKRDWGSIFQKTFDKINKSFTAAEDEEI; this comes from the coding sequence GTGGAAAGAAAGAATTATACCGTTGCCGTCGATCTGGGTTCGTCGAACGTCGTGGTGGCTGTCGGCGAGAAGAACGCCGAAGAGCGGCTCGATGTGGTGTGCGTCGTGTCGAAACCCGTCGAGGGGGTCAATGCGGGCAAGATTGAGAATATCGAACTGGTGAGCCGCGCCATCCGCGAAGCCGTGTCGGAGGCCGAGGAGCAGTTGGGAATCCGCATCACCGAGGCCTATGCCGGTATTTCGGGCGACTTCGTGCGCTGTGCCCGGCATATGGACCACGTCTTCGTCTACGATCCGCAGAACGGTGTCAATCAGAAGGACGTCGATGCGCTGTTCGACCGCATGCGCAACGTGCAGGCGCCCGACGACGAGACCATCATGGACCGCGTACCCCAGAACTATGTGGTGGACGACAATCAGGAGGTGAAGAATCCCGTGGGGTCGTTCGGCAAGAAGCTCTCTTCCACGTTCAACTTCATCCTCTGTCTCAAGACCCCGATGCAGCGGCTCGACATGGCCCTCAAACGGGTGGGAATCAAGATGCTGAGCGTTACGTCGAACGCCATAGCCACGGCCGAGGCGGTGCTGCTGCCCGACGAGAAGGAGGAAGGCGTGGCCGTGGTGGATATCGGCGGCGGCGTGACCGACGTGGCGGTTTACTACCGCAACGTGGTGCGTTATATCGCCACGATCCCGATGGGGGCGACGGCGATCAACCGCGACATCCGCACGATGAGCGTGCCCGAAAAGCATGTGGAAAGTCTCAAACAGAAATACGGCTCGGCGGTGGCCGAGCTGGCTCCCGAAGACAAACTGATCCGCGTGAACGGCCGCACGGCCCGCGAGGCGAAGGATATTCTGCTGCGCAATCTGGCGACGGTGATCGAAGCCCGCGCCACGGATATCGCGGAGTTCGTATTGCAGGAGATCAAGGATTCGGGATATATCGGCAAGCTGGCTTACGGGATCGTTCTGACGGGCGGTTCGGCCAAGCTGAAGGACCTCGACGAACTGTTCCGCCGGGTGACGGGCATGGATGTGCGCGTCGCGTCGGCCGAGACCGGGATTGCCGAGGAGTCGAAAGAGAAGGCCGCCGATCCGGCTTACGCCACGGCGGTCGGCATTCTGCTGAAAGGCGCCGAGCAGGGCGCCTGCGCATTTGTCGAGCGGCCCGTGGCCCGGCCTGCGGAACAGCAGGGCTTCCGGCCCCCGCAGCCGCAGCCCGCTCCTGAGTTCCGCCACACGCCGCGCTTCCAGCAGCCTGTGCAGGCGCCGCCCGCAGCTCCGGCGGCGGAAGAGGCGGAGGAGGATGCCGCTGCGGAACGTGAGGAGGCCCCGGTGATCGAACCCAAGCGCAAGCGCGACTGGGGCTCGATTTTCCAGAAGACCTTCGACAAGATCAACAAGAGTTTCACGGCGGCCGAGGACGAAGAGATTTAA